The proteins below come from a single Streptomyces sp. B3I8 genomic window:
- a CDS encoding YdcF family protein — translation MISTQDWADARRVWDYHQMGHSPRPCSVAIGLGSHDLGVADTAVDFYKRGMAPLLLFTGATSPTTRERMPRGEAVHYRERALELGVPGTAILVEPRARNTGENIRFSRELLEKAGVKVSSVLLISKPYEERRAYATARKLWPEVEVISASAPMTFEQYADSIGDARLVIDMLVGAVQRLMVYPEQGFMISQPVPADIIEAYERLRQAGFTSRLVTTDVPSA, via the coding sequence GTGATCTCGACACAGGATTGGGCAGACGCCCGGCGCGTGTGGGACTACCACCAGATGGGCCACTCACCCCGCCCGTGCTCGGTTGCCATCGGACTCGGCAGCCACGACCTGGGCGTGGCCGACACGGCGGTGGACTTCTACAAGCGCGGCATGGCCCCCCTGCTCCTGTTCACCGGCGCCACCAGCCCCACGACGCGGGAACGCATGCCCCGCGGGGAAGCCGTCCACTACCGGGAACGAGCGCTCGAACTCGGTGTTCCGGGCACGGCCATTCTCGTAGAGCCGCGCGCCCGCAACACAGGCGAGAACATCCGGTTCTCACGAGAGCTGTTGGAGAAGGCCGGCGTCAAGGTGTCCTCGGTACTCCTGATCAGCAAGCCGTACGAGGAGCGCCGAGCGTACGCAACCGCACGCAAGCTCTGGCCCGAAGTCGAGGTCATCAGCGCTTCCGCCCCGATGACGTTCGAGCAGTACGCCGACTCCATCGGTGACGCCCGCCTAGTGATCGACATGCTTGTCGGTGCGGTGCAACGGCTGATGGTCTACCCGGAGCAGGGATTCATGATCAGCCAGCCAGTACCTGCCGACATCATCGAGGCGTACGAGCGCCTACGCCAAGCAGGCTTCACGAGCCGACTCGTGACCACCGATGTGCCTTCGGCTTGA
- a CDS encoding tyrosine-type recombinase/integrase produces the protein MIDPVGFSRTFDRLVKRAGVRRITVRLARHTCGTLLAFLKVHPKVAQAILRHSQISMTMDVYTHVVGDSEREAVGMLAELLEDPLIG, from the coding sequence ATGATCGATCCGGTGGGCTTCTCCCGCACCTTCGATCGCCTCGTGAAGCGGGCCGGCGTCCGCCGGATCACGGTCCGCCTCGCCCGGCACACGTGCGGGACCCTGCTCGCCTTCCTCAAAGTGCATCCCAAAGTGGCTCAAGCGATCCTCCGGCACAGTCAGATCAGCATGACCATGGACGTGTACACGCACGTCGTAGGCGACAGCGAGCGCGAAGCGGTGGGCATGCTCGCCGAGCTTCTGGAAGACCCGCTCATCGGCTGA
- a CDS encoding DUF3566 domain-containing protein, with amino-acid sequence MSGATGAGSTGTPTGTETDGGGRGSAADAADSHETHGPQGGTVTETRGPGTQPYATGGGRAGQSGAAGAGVGAAGKGKGAGRSAGAGGSVEQPAPGSPLPGERQPQQGADGPYHPPQAYQTPPAGAVRRPRTGASTTPRTRKARLRVSRADPWSVMKVSFLLSIALGVCTIVASAVLWMVMDAMGVFSTVGGTISEATGSNESNGFDLQAYLSLPHVLLFAAIIAVIDVVLATALATLGAFIYNLSAGFVGGIELTLAEDE; translated from the coding sequence GTGAGCGGAGCCACGGGCGCCGGCTCGACCGGTACCCCTACGGGTACGGAAACGGACGGCGGCGGCCGTGGCTCCGCCGCGGATGCGGCCGACTCCCATGAGACTCATGGACCCCAGGGGGGAACTGTGACGGAGACCCGGGGTCCGGGGACCCAGCCGTACGCGACGGGCGGCGGGCGGGCGGGACAGTCCGGCGCCGCCGGAGCCGGTGTCGGCGCCGCCGGCAAGGGGAAGGGCGCGGGCCGGTCCGCGGGCGCCGGCGGCTCCGTGGAGCAGCCCGCTCCCGGCTCGCCGCTGCCGGGGGAACGGCAGCCGCAGCAAGGCGCCGACGGCCCCTACCACCCCCCGCAGGCCTACCAGACGCCCCCCGCGGGCGCCGTGCGCCGCCCGCGCACCGGTGCGAGCACCACGCCGCGCACCCGCAAGGCGCGGCTGCGCGTGTCGAGGGCCGACCCCTGGTCGGTGATGAAGGTCAGCTTCCTGCTCTCCATCGCGCTGGGCGTCTGCACGATCGTCGCCTCGGCGGTGCTGTGGATGGTCATGGACGCGATGGGCGTCTTCTCCACGGTCGGCGGCACGATCTCCGAGGCCACCGGCTCCAACGAGTCGAACGGGTTCGACCTCCAGGCCTATCTGTCCCTCCCGCACGTCCTGCTGTTCGCGGCGATCATCGCGGTCATCGACGTCGTCCTCGCGACGGCGCTCGCCACGCTGGGCGCCTTCATCTACAACCTCTCGGCGGGGTTCGTCGGCGGCATCGAGCTGACGCTGGCGGAGGACGAGTAG